A DNA window from Drosophila pseudoobscura strain MV-25-SWS-2005 chromosome 2, UCI_Dpse_MV25, whole genome shotgun sequence contains the following coding sequences:
- the LOC4800516 gene encoding uncharacterized protein → MPNNARIEHTSSEAHEGEATCVVYFNHQLFSGGADGKVRVWSESLQLLATVNAHDAYIYCMAVNEHGKLYSSSCDGLVKYMQPPYDDASVQELFRCYDAIQAMYCDGSVLYTGDDKGVVTTWSNDRMLFKYNLVEEVKSLAGEQKLIYTVRDLDVVVSLTVEGKSGKYSNKAVIPGKSPLTLLGPIVEGKRSFIAFPDRTGMGLQLVNNLPQQQFAHIWQLPNCHEWIVNSICGDDRHLYSGGYDKLVKGWTDLASPQPRALGQVEVGSWVNSICCGDNNNVYIASNDGFIRSAKFI, encoded by the exons ATGCCCAACAACGCCCGCATCGAGCACACGTCCTCGGAAGCGCACGAGGGGGAAGCCACTTGTGTGGTGTACTTCAACCATCAGCTGTTCTCCGGTGGCGCCGATGGCAAAGTCCGA GTCTGGTCGGAATCGCTGCAGCTGTTGGCCACGGTGAACGCCCACGACGCGTACATCTACTGCATGGCCGTCAATGAGCACGGGAAGCTCTACTCGAGCAGCTGCGACGGCCTGGTGAAGTACATGCAGCCGCCATACGATGATGCTTCTGTGCAGGAGCTGTTCCGCTGCTACGACGCCATCCAGGCCATGTATTGCGATGGATCTGTGCTGTACACGGGCGACGACAAGGGTGTGGTGACCACCTGGAGCAACGATCGGATGCTCTTCAAGTACAATCTGGTGGAGGAGGTCAAGTCGCTGGCCGGCGAACAGAAGTTGATCTATACGGTGCGTGATTTGGATGTAGTCGTGTCCCTGACGGTGGAGGGCAAGTCCGGCAAGTACAGCAACAAGGCGGTGATACCCGGAAAGTCGCCCCTGACCCTCCTGGGACCTATTGTCGAGGGCAAGCGCAGCTTCATTGCCTTCCCCGATCGCACAGGAATGGGCCTGCAGCTGGTTAACAATTTGCCGCAGCAACAATTCGCCCACATCTGGCAATTGCCG AATTGCCACGAGTGGATTGTAAACAGCATTTGCGGCGACGACCGCCATTTGTACTCCGGTGGCTACGACAAACTGGTGAAAGGTTGGACCGATTTGGCGTCCCCACAGCCGCGTGCACTGGGCCAAGTCGAGGTGGGAAGTTGGGTGAACAGTATTTGCTGTGGCGACAACAATAATGTGTACATTGCGAGCAACGACGGATTTATTCGCAGTGCGAAATTTATTTAG
- the GatA gene encoding glutamyl-tRNA(Gln) amidotransferase subunit A, mitochondrial — MRRHLQWSIKQLTSSYADGQLSPCRVTEQALEDSVNLKTLNAFVRLTPEEARQQAQQSEQRYQKKQPSSGLDGVTIAIKDNFCTENVHTTCASRMLQDFVPPYDATVCSRLRQAGAVLLGKTNMDQFAMGAGTVDSIYGPTKNIWSEDLTQNNWRIAGGSSGGSASAVAAGLCFAGIGSDTGGSTRNPASYCGVVGLKPTYGLVSRHGLIPLVNSMDVPGILARSVSDCVEVLNAVAGPDGKDSTTIRQPFTKLQLPEVDGLDLQTVRIGIPKEYHCNGLSAEVLETWTKVADLLECAGASVQQVSLPNTAASIFVYSILNQCEVASNMARYDGIEFGHRAADERSTEQLYAQSRAEGFNDVVKTRILTGNFLLLRKNYDHYFEKALRVRRLIAEDFLKVFEASSKEDRVDILLTPTTLTEAPLYKDFSSLSNRDQCAVQDFCTQPANMAGIPAVSIPIRLSRSGLPLSLQLMSRSLNEQLLLSVARWIEAQVAFDSLDHRLEQKLS, encoded by the exons ATGCGGCGACATTTACAGTGGAGCATCAAACAA TTAACATCCAGTTATGCCGATGGGCAGCTGTCCCCTTGCCGGGTGACGGAGCAGGCCCTGGAGGATTCCGTAAATCTTAAGACGCTGAATGCCTTCGTGCGTCTCACACCAGAAGAGGCCCGACAGCAGGCCCAGCAGTCGGAGCAGCGCTACCAGAAAAAACAGCCGAGCAGTGGCCTAGATGGCGTGACCATTGCCATTAAGGATAACTTCTGCACGGAGAATGTGCACACCACCTGTGCTTCGCG CATGCTGCAGGACTTTGTGCCGCCCTACGATGCGACGGTATGCTCTCGATTACGTCAAGCCGGCGCTGTGCTCCTTGGAAAGACCAACATGGATCAGTTTGCAATGGGTGCCGGCACCGTGGACTCCATTTACGGTCCGACCAAGAACATCTGGAGCGAGGATCTGACCCAGAACAACTGGCGAATCGCGGGAGGCAGCTCAGGTGGATCCGCATCGGCTGTGGCCGCTGGTTTGTGCTTTGC GGGAATTGGCTCGGACACTGGAGGTTCTACCCGAAATCCAGCCTCTTACTGCGGTGTTGTGGGTCTGAAACCTACCTACGGCCTGGTCTCCCGTCATGGCCTCATTCCCTTGGTCAACTCCATGGATGTGCCAGGCATTCTCGCCCGCTCGGTAAGCGACTGCGTTGAGGTCTTGAATGCAGTTGCTGGGCCGGATGGGAAGGATTCAACGACCATTAGGCAACCGTTCACAAAGCTACAGCTCCCAGAAGTGGATGGACTCGACCTGCAAACTGTGCGAATCGGTATACCCAAGGAATATCACTGCAACGGACTGTCCGCCGAGGTTCTGGAGACCTGGACCAAGGTGGCAGATCTGCTGGAGTGCGCTGGCGCCTCAGTGCAGCAGGTGTCCCTGCCCAATACGGCAGCCAGCATATTCGTATACTCGATCCTGAACCAGTGCGAAGTGGCTAGCAACATGGCCCGCTACGATGGCATCGAGTTTGGACACCGTGCTGCCGACGAGCGCAGCACCGAGCAGTTATATGCCCAATCCCGCGCCGAGGGCTTCAACGATGTGGTCAAGACGCGCATACTGACGGGAaactttctgctgctgcgcaaAAACTACGATCATTACTTTGAAAAGGCACTGCGTGTGCGGCGCTTGATTGCCGAAGACTTTTTGAAGGTATTTGAGGCATCTTCGAAGGAAGACCGGGTGGACATTCTACTCACCCCGACGACTCTCACTGAAGCTCCATTGTACAAGGACTTCTCCTCGCTTAGTAACAGGGATCAGTGTGCGGTGCAGGATTTCTGCACGCAGCCGGCCAACATGGCTGGTATTCCTGCCGTATCGATACCCATTCGCCTCTCCAGGTCGGGACTGCCACTAAGCCTGCAGCTGATGAGCCGCAGTCTCAACGAACAGCTGCTACTCTCTGTGGCACGCTGGATTGAGGCGCAGGTGGCATTCGACTCCTTGGACCACAGGTTGGAGCAGAAACTTAGCTAA
- the NP15.6 gene encoding NADH dehydrogenase [ubiquinone] 1 beta subcomplex subunit 11, mitochondrial, with protein MSALFRVTSRAVALQRSLVANQAATLRACRSIKTSPKKDETIAAPASVTTEDFANPSPKNWMSYGFDYKDQAEDRKATKATFFVTVTLCLVWGTFYWSYLPDTQIRDWAQREGFLELRRREQAGVDLVSPDYVDPASISLPSDEDLANTEIII; from the coding sequence ATGTCTGCGCTCTTTCGTGTAACCAGCCGTGCCGTGGCGCTCCAGCGCTCCCTGGTGGCCAACCAGGCAGCCACATTACGGGCATGCCGCAGCATAAAGACGTCGCCAAAGAAGGACGAGACCATTGCAGCCCCCGCCAGCGTTACAACAGAAGACTTTGCCAATCCCAGCCCTAAGAACTGGATGAGCTACGGCTTCGACTACAAGGACCAGGCGGAGGATCGCAAGGCGACGAAAGCCACTTTCTTCGTTACCGTCACTCTGTGCCTGGTTTGGGGAACCTTCTACTGGTCCTACTTGCCCGACACTCAGATACGCGACTGGGCCCAGCGCGAGGGCTTCTTGGAGCTGCGCCGTCGCGAGCAGGCTGGCGTGGATCTGGTGAGCCCCGACTACGTGGACCCCGCAAGCATTTCGCTGCCATCGGACGAGGATCTCGCCAACACGGAAATTATCATCTAA
- the P5cr gene encoding pyrroline-5-carboxylate reductase has translation MAKLDERIGFIGGGNMAFAIGSGLVRCAIVKPSQVLVSGPHIKNLSRWRELGAVTTDDNCEVLEHTDVVFICVKPHILGQCASQLKYKHVPSAKDASKLIVSVLAGTSLKTLEEKFDFIESSGPKVIRTMPNTSMQVGEGCTVYTGNARVTHQDLEKVHIMLNALGLAQQVPEQMIDAVTGLAGCGPAFVYTIIEALADGGVKQGVPRAMALQFAAQTLLGAAKTVLITGKHPAVLRDEVCSPGGSTIVGVHELEKGNLRATLINAVEKATQRSTELGKK, from the exons ATGGCCAAGCTGGATGAACGTATTGGCTTCATTGGAGGCGGAAACATGGCCTTTGCCATTGGCAGCGGTCTCGTTCGCTGCGCCATTGTAAAGCCTAGCCAGGTGCTGGTCTCGGGACCGCACATCAAGAACCTTTCGCGCTGGCGGGAGCTGGGCGCCGTCACCACCGACGACAATTGTGAGGTCCTGGAGCACACAGACGTTGTGTTCATCTGCGTCAAGCCGCACATCCTAGGGCAATGCGCCTCGCAGCTCAAGTACAAGCATGTGCCGTCCGCCAAGGATGCCAGCAAGCTCATCGTTTCTGTGCTGGCGGGAACAAGCCTCAAAACCCTAGAGGAAAAGTTCGACTTCATCGAAAGTTCGGGCCCGAAGGTGATCCGGACGATGCCCAACACATCGATGCAGGTCGGCGAGGGCTGTACCGTGTACACGGGCAACGCTCGGGTCACGCACCAGGATCTGGAGAAGGTGCACATAATGCTCAACGCGCTGGGATTGGCCCAGCAAGTGCCGGAGCAGATGATCGACGCCGTCACCGGCTTGGCTGGCTGTGGGCCAGCCTTTGTCTACACAATAATAGAGGCTCTGGCCGATGGTGGTGTCAAGCAGGGTGTGCCACGGGCAATGGCCCTGCAGTTTGCAGCTCAGACCTTACTGGGCGCCGCCAAGACTGTTCTTATCACCGGCAAGCACCCGGCCGTGCTGCGCGATGAGGTCTGCTCACCCGGCGGATCCACCATTGTGGGTGTGCACGAGCTGGAAAAGGGCAATCTCAG GGCCACTCTCATAAATGCCGTGGAAAAGGCGACTCAACGCTCAACCGAGCTGGGAAAGAAGTGA
- the Prp18 gene encoding pre-mRNA-splicing factor 18, whose protein sequence is MDLLKKEIARKRKLLEDKQLIDDKKKYFKRGDLNAKNTEEVLQKVGYKKQESVEAQGQTTEGAYSFVADGQNILPRTEVIRRLRERGEPILIFGETEPEAFDRLRQCEISQPEANRGFRNDFQEAMEQVDAAYLQEMFANAPTAKEDKKSDLAELDESVSWESIQTMAQKMGRNKDYDMDVIITLLTFLLKLWNDQIATYSKHEIMSTKVKMTRVIYTQTKEYVKPLFRKLKHHTLPEDILDSLRDIVKHLLNRNYITASDAYLEMAIGNAPWPIGVTMVGIHARTGREKIFSKNVAHVMNDETQRKYIQGLKRLMTKCQEYFPTDPSKCVEYVSKKDRE, encoded by the coding sequence atggaCTTGCTAAAGAAAGAAATAGCCCGTAAACGGAAACTACTGGAGGATAAGCAGCTAATCGATGATAAGAAGAAGTACTTCAAGCGGGGCGACCTGAACGCCAAGAACACGGAGGAAGTGCTGCAGAAAGTGGGATACAAGAAGCAGGAGTCTGTCGAGGCCCAGGGACAGACCACTGAGGGCGCCTACAGCTTTGTGGCCGACGGACAGAACATACTCCCGCGCACAGAGGTCATCCGCCGTCTGCGGGAGCGCGGTGAACCCATTCTCATATTCGGCGAGACGGAGCCGGAGGCGTTCGACAGATTGCGGCAGTGCGAGATCTCGCAGCCGGAGGCCAACCGGGGATTCCGTAACGATTTCCAGGAGGCCATGGAGCAGGTGGACGCCGCCTATCTGCAGGAGATGTTTGCCAACGCACCCACCGCCAAAGAGGACAAGAAATCCGATTTGGCCGAGCTGGACGAGTCCGTGTCGTGGGAGAGCATACAGACAATGGCCCAAAAGATGGGTCGCAACAAAGACTACGACATGGACGTGATCATCACGCTGCTCACCTTCCTTCTCAAGCTGTGGAACGACCAGATTGCCACCTACAGCAAGCACGAGATAATGTCGACTAAAGTGAAAATGACGCGGGTCATCTACACGCAGACAAAGGAGTACGTGAAGCCGCTGTTCCGCAAGCTGAAGCACCACACGCTGCCGGAGGACATCCTGGACAGCCTGCGCGACATTGTCAAACATCTGCTGAACCGCAACTACATTACTGCCAGCGATGCCTACCTGGAGATGGCTATCGGCAATGCGCCGTGGCCCATCGGTGTCACTATGGTGGGCATTCATGCGCGAACGGGCCGCGAGAAGATCTTCTCCAAGAACGTGGCACACGTCATGAACGACGAGACGCAGCGAAAGTATATACAGGGTCTCAAGCGATTGATGACCAAATGCCAGGAATACTTCCCCACGGATCCCTCCAAGTGCGTCGAATATGTTAGCAAGAAGGATCGTGAATAA
- the Wdr24 gene encoding GATOR complex protein WDR24, whose translation MRYPDSRICMEGHANALALSKDNTLIAVAGRSLLKVYSIDDYGFREVCNMRGGKNQNLSYSSNDVAWSTMDCNLLATAATNGVVSVWDHSKCGRQKQLLVYNEHERTAHTVTFHSSEPNILISGSQDGTIKCFDIRSDKSVNTYFSNSESVRDVKFSPHEQNIFSAVSENGTVQLWDMRKWDKCMVQFTAHYGPVYTCDWHPTRKWLATGSRDKQIKVWDMEGRPGLEYTIHTIAVVGRVKWRPERTYHIASCALVVDYSIHVWDIRRPYIPFASFNEHTNVTTGIAWLGSDSHCLLSTSKDSTLHKHAFEDATRPALKANAQGASLDRHGDISFANKIKEYAPKTSGVSNTKTNSSFINHRKAIVSGSIQFHLDHSRMYKFMLKDAFSGFPLSETDSKPRQEHECFIGCARELIMSGKKIAELCEHNSEVSKKYSKHNATTLWNFLKLFYGSNHFEPPFEHRSSFSNQKNPINSRRATQVASDWPQQRSDLSQDLNGNAQEATHEIAATNEDDDPLGGSGVEHPPTSSVILSETQIISEITFDNFELLRNGFIYVGPTEAAKALAFPALHHDVQAARPQLEIKASDHEKSPPPHVPTVLKVSHVPPIPMWEPHKFVADALMLLNDVGDVQTALTVIIALGEARKLLPLEDALVEHWFHTYVDQLHRYELWNEACEVINRSWLHSVQQLNQHSTAMHTNCGDCGRPLGNKVGWYCDKCKSMQSAKCCVCGLIVRGVYAWCQGCSHGGHIEHLQKYFAKHSKCPKCGHLCAYS comes from the exons ATGCGATACCCCGACTCTCGGATCTGTATGGAAGGCCACGCCAACGCCCTGGCCCTCAGCAAGGACAACACTCTGATCGCAGTGGCCGGGCGCAGCT TGCTCAAGGTCTATTCGATTGACGATTATGGCTTTAGGGAGGTTTGTAATATGCGCGGCGGGAAGAACCAAAATCTCAGCTACTCTTCAAACGATGTTGCCTGGAGCACCATGGACTGCAATCTCCTGGCCACGGCGGCCACCAATGGCGTCGTATCCGTTTGGGACCACTCTAAGTGCGGACGCCAGAAGCAGCTGCTTGTCTACAACGAACACGAGCGCACTGCCCACACAGTGACGTTCCACAGCAGCGAACCCAACATATTGATCTCTGGCTCCCAGGACGGCACCATCAAGTGCTTTGATATACGCTCGGACAAGTCCGTGAACACATACTTCAGCAATTCGGAGTCCGTGCGCGATGTCAAATTCAGTCCACACGAGCAAAATATATTCTCAGCCGTTTCGGAGAACGGCACCGTCCAGCTCTGGGATATGCGGAAGTGGGACAAGTGCATGGTGCAGTTTACGGCGCATTATGGACCCGTCTACACGTGCGACTGGCATCCCACACGTAAATGGCTGGCCACCGGCAGCCGCGACAAGCAGATCAAGGTGTGGGACATGGAAGGGCGACCAGGTCTGGAGTACACAATACACACGATAGCTGTGGTGGGACGGGTCAAGTGGCGACCAGAGCGAAC ATATCACATTGCTAGCTGTGCTTTGGTGGTGGACTACAGCATTCATGTGTGGGACATACGACGACCCTACATACCATTCGCCTCCTTTAACGAGCACACAAACGTGACGACGGGCATTGCTTGGCTGGGCAGCGATTCCCATTGCCTGCTTTCCACCAGCAAGGACTCCACCCTTCATAAGCACGCCTTTGAGGATGCCACACGGCCGGCTTTGAAGGCCAATGCCCAGGGAGCCAGCCTGGACCGACACGGCGACATATCATTTGCCAATAAAATCAAGGAATACGCACCCAAGACGAGCGGAGTATCCAATACAAAGACCAACTCCAGCTTTAT AAATCACCGAAAAGCCATTGTGTCGGGAAGCATTCAGTTCCACTTGGACCATTCCAGGATGTACAAATTCATGCTGAAGGATGCT TTTTCTGGCTTTCCCCTAAGCGAAACCGATTCCAAGCCTCGCCAGGAGCATGAATGCTTTATTGGATGCGCCCGGGAGCTGATTATGAGCGGCAAAAAAATTGCCGAGCTATGCGAGCACAATTCGGAGGTGTCCAAGAAATACAGCAAACACAAT GCCACCACTTTATGGAACTTTCTGAAACTGTTCTACGGCAGCAATCACTTTGAGCCGCCCTTCGAGCATCGATCTTCCTTCTCGAATCAAAAGAATCCCATCAACTCGAGGCGTGCCACTCAAGTGGCCAGCGATTGGCCCCAGCAACGCAGTGACCTGAGTCAGGATTTGAACGGCAATGCCCAAGAGGCGACACATGAGATTGCCGCTACGAACGAGGATGACGATCCGCTGGGTGGCAGCGGAGTGGAGCATCCGCCGACCAGTTCTGTGATACTCTCCGAGACCCAAATCATTAGCGAGATTACCTTCGATAACTTCGAGCTCCTCCGCAATGGCTTCATTTATGTTGGACCCACGGAGGCGGCCAAGGCACTGGCATTTCCTGCTCTACATCACGATGTGCAGGCAGCGCGACCACAACTGGAGATCAAGGCATCTGACCATGAAAAGTCTCCT CCGCCGCATGTGCCCACGGTTTTGAAGGTCAGCCATGTCCCGCCCATACCGATGTGGGAGCCGCACAAGTTTGTGGCCGATGCTCTCATGCTGCTAAATGACGTTGGCGATGTGCAAACTGCTTTGACTGTGATAATAGCTCTTGGGGAGGCCCGCAAACTGCTGCCCCTTGAAGATGCGTTGGTT GAGCACTGGTTTCACACCTATGTCGATCAGCTGCATCGCTACGAGCTGTGGAACGAGGCCTGCGAGGTGATCAACCGATCCTGGCTGCATTCCGTGCAGCAACTGAATCAGCACTCCACAGCAATGCATACGAATTGCGGCGACTGCGGCCGTCCGCTGGGCAACAAAGTGGGATGGTACTGCGACAAATGCAAGTCCATGCAGTCGGCCAAGTGCTGCGTGTGCGGTCTGATTGTACGCGGTGTGTACGCCTGGTGCCAGGGCTGCTCACACGGCGGCCACATCGAGCATCTCCAGAAGTACTTTGCCAAACACTCAAAGTGCCCCAAGTGCGGCCATTTGTGCGCGTATTCATGA
- the Gnpnat gene encoding probable glucosamine 6-phosphate N-acetyltransferase isoform X2, with the protein MVQHPQETYLYDPSLLLKLDFHRTPATFKPFISAANPGEPWMKVRPLKDTDYDRGFLQLLSQLTHVGNVNRTQFLTRFSQMKASGDYFVTVIEDTRKNEIIGAASLVIERKFIHNCSVRGRLEDVVVNDTYRGKQLGKLIVVTVSLLAEELGCYKMSLDCKDKLIKFYESLGYVLIPGNSNSMTIRYDEGTPLKRNATSASSSSSTGAGGDSCQTVVVILPFKSTFIK; encoded by the exons ATGGTGCAACACCCG CAAGAGACGTACCTGTACGATCCCAGCTTGCTGCTGAAGCTCGACTTTCATCGCACCCCGGCCACGTTCAAGCCATTCATATCAGCGGCCAATCCCGGCGAGCCATGGATGAAGGTGCGTCCCCTCAAGGACACGGACTATGATCGTGGCTTCCTGCAGCTGCTCTCCCAACTGACACACGTGGGGAATGTCAATCGCACACAGTTTCTGA CCCGCTTCTCGCAGATGAAGGCCAGCGGGGACTACTTTGTCACGGTCATAGAGGACACGCGCAAGAACGAGATCATTGGAGCTGCCTCGCTGGTGATCGAGCGCAAGTTCATCCACAATTGTTCGGTG CGTGGGCGCCTGGAGGATGTGGTTGTCAATGACACATATCGTGGCAAGCAACTGGGCAAGCT AATCGTGGTCAccgtctctctgctggccgAAGAACTAGGGTGCTATAAAATGTCGCTGGACTGCAAGGATAAGCTGATCAAGTTCTATGAATCCTTGGGCTATGTGCTCATACCCGGGAACTCCAATTCGATGACCATACGCTATGACGAGGGTACGCCGCTGAAGCGCAATGCCACCtcggccagctccagctccagcactgGTGCAGGTGGCGACTCTTGCCAAACT GTAGTCGTTATATTACCCTTTAAGAGCACCTTCATCAAGTAG
- the Gnpnat gene encoding probable glucosamine 6-phosphate N-acetyltransferase isoform X3: MQETYLYDPSLLLKLDFHRTPATFKPFISAANPGEPWMKVRPLKDTDYDRGFLQLLSQLTHVGNVNRTQFLTRFSQMKASGDYFVTVIEDTRKNEIIGAASLVIERKFIHNCSVRGRLEDVVVNDTYRGKQLGKLIVVTVSLLAEELGCYKMSLDCKDKLIKFYESLGYVLIPGNSNSMTIRYDEGTPLKRNATSASSSSSTGAGGDSCQTNSQFYNFFSPFCY; encoded by the exons ATG CAAGAGACGTACCTGTACGATCCCAGCTTGCTGCTGAAGCTCGACTTTCATCGCACCCCGGCCACGTTCAAGCCATTCATATCAGCGGCCAATCCCGGCGAGCCATGGATGAAGGTGCGTCCCCTCAAGGACACGGACTATGATCGTGGCTTCCTGCAGCTGCTCTCCCAACTGACACACGTGGGGAATGTCAATCGCACACAGTTTCTGA CCCGCTTCTCGCAGATGAAGGCCAGCGGGGACTACTTTGTCACGGTCATAGAGGACACGCGCAAGAACGAGATCATTGGAGCTGCCTCGCTGGTGATCGAGCGCAAGTTCATCCACAATTGTTCGGTG CGTGGGCGCCTGGAGGATGTGGTTGTCAATGACACATATCGTGGCAAGCAACTGGGCAAGCT AATCGTGGTCAccgtctctctgctggccgAAGAACTAGGGTGCTATAAAATGTCGCTGGACTGCAAGGATAAGCTGATCAAGTTCTATGAATCCTTGGGCTATGTGCTCATACCCGGGAACTCCAATTCGATGACCATACGCTATGACGAGGGTACGCCGCTGAAGCGCAATGCCACCtcggccagctccagctccagcactgGTGCAGGTGGCGACTCTTGCCAAACT AACTCTCAATTTTATAACTTTTTCTCTCCTTTCTGCTACTGA
- the Gnpnat gene encoding probable glucosamine 6-phosphate N-acetyltransferase isoform X1: MVQHPQETYLYDPSLLLKLDFHRTPATFKPFISAANPGEPWMKVRPLKDTDYDRGFLQLLSQLTHVGNVNRTQFLTRFSQMKASGDYFVTVIEDTRKNEIIGAASLVIERKFIHNCSVRGRLEDVVVNDTYRGKQLGKLIVVTVSLLAEELGCYKMSLDCKDKLIKFYESLGYVLIPGNSNSMTIRYDEGTPLKRNATSASSSSSTGAGGDSCQTNSQFYNFFSPFCY; this comes from the exons ATGGTGCAACACCCG CAAGAGACGTACCTGTACGATCCCAGCTTGCTGCTGAAGCTCGACTTTCATCGCACCCCGGCCACGTTCAAGCCATTCATATCAGCGGCCAATCCCGGCGAGCCATGGATGAAGGTGCGTCCCCTCAAGGACACGGACTATGATCGTGGCTTCCTGCAGCTGCTCTCCCAACTGACACACGTGGGGAATGTCAATCGCACACAGTTTCTGA CCCGCTTCTCGCAGATGAAGGCCAGCGGGGACTACTTTGTCACGGTCATAGAGGACACGCGCAAGAACGAGATCATTGGAGCTGCCTCGCTGGTGATCGAGCGCAAGTTCATCCACAATTGTTCGGTG CGTGGGCGCCTGGAGGATGTGGTTGTCAATGACACATATCGTGGCAAGCAACTGGGCAAGCT AATCGTGGTCAccgtctctctgctggccgAAGAACTAGGGTGCTATAAAATGTCGCTGGACTGCAAGGATAAGCTGATCAAGTTCTATGAATCCTTGGGCTATGTGCTCATACCCGGGAACTCCAATTCGATGACCATACGCTATGACGAGGGTACGCCGCTGAAGCGCAATGCCACCtcggccagctccagctccagcactgGTGCAGGTGGCGACTCTTGCCAAACT AACTCTCAATTTTATAACTTTTTCTCTCCTTTCTGCTACTGA
- the Gnpnat gene encoding probable glucosamine 6-phosphate N-acetyltransferase isoform X4, translated as MQETYLYDPSLLLKLDFHRTPATFKPFISAANPGEPWMKVRPLKDTDYDRGFLQLLSQLTHVGNVNRTQFLTRFSQMKASGDYFVTVIEDTRKNEIIGAASLVIERKFIHNCSVRGRLEDVVVNDTYRGKQLGKLIVVTVSLLAEELGCYKMSLDCKDKLIKFYESLGYVLIPGNSNSMTIRYDEGTPLKRNATSASSSSSTGAGGDSCQTVSLDFAS; from the exons ATG CAAGAGACGTACCTGTACGATCCCAGCTTGCTGCTGAAGCTCGACTTTCATCGCACCCCGGCCACGTTCAAGCCATTCATATCAGCGGCCAATCCCGGCGAGCCATGGATGAAGGTGCGTCCCCTCAAGGACACGGACTATGATCGTGGCTTCCTGCAGCTGCTCTCCCAACTGACACACGTGGGGAATGTCAATCGCACACAGTTTCTGA CCCGCTTCTCGCAGATGAAGGCCAGCGGGGACTACTTTGTCACGGTCATAGAGGACACGCGCAAGAACGAGATCATTGGAGCTGCCTCGCTGGTGATCGAGCGCAAGTTCATCCACAATTGTTCGGTG CGTGGGCGCCTGGAGGATGTGGTTGTCAATGACACATATCGTGGCAAGCAACTGGGCAAGCT AATCGTGGTCAccgtctctctgctggccgAAGAACTAGGGTGCTATAAAATGTCGCTGGACTGCAAGGATAAGCTGATCAAGTTCTATGAATCCTTGGGCTATGTGCTCATACCCGGGAACTCCAATTCGATGACCATACGCTATGACGAGGGTACGCCGCTGAAGCGCAATGCCACCtcggccagctccagctccagcactgGTGCAGGTGGCGACTCTTGCCAAACTGTGAGCCTCGATTTTGCCTCTTGA